The Streptomyces capitiformicae genome contains the following window.
GACCTGCTGGATTCTGCGGCGCGTGTCCTCCGCCACCGGGCGCTTGCCGCTCAGCGCGTAGGACACGGTGCTCCGCGAGACACCGGCACGCCGGGCGATCTCACCGATGTTCACGGCGACTCCTTGATCGAACCGGTTCGACACCCTCGGAGGAGGGAGCGCCCGCCGGTCGTGAGGGTAGAGGGAGGGAGGAGGATCGAGAGCCGGTCGTCGAACCGGTTCGCGTAAAGCGAAGGTAGGAACTACCCGCACGCCTGTCAACGCCTCTGGCCGCACGTCCGCGACCGCGACGATGACCCACCGGCCCCTTGCTCAATTCCTTGCGACGCGGGGATTGCTGGCCAGTTGCCCCGGTGTTAGCTTCGCCGAACCGGTTCGATGAAGCGATCCTTCCGGCAACCACGCGGGTCCGATCCACCCTTCCCCCGCTGGGCGCCACATGATTGAACCGGTTCGAACCGCCCGCCCACGTCGCTGATGTGGGCCGACCGGAACCCGTACACAAGGATTGAGGACGCGATCCATGTCATCCGTTGACAGATCCGCCCGGCGCCTGGCCCCGACCGCTGTGGCAGCGGCTCTCGGCGCGGGCCTGCTGGCCGCACCGGCCGTCCCGGCGCAGGCTGCCGAGGCGCCTCCCCCCACCGTCCACTACACCTTCGACCAGGACGACCTCTCCTCCGGAAAGATCATCGACAGTTCCGGCAACGGCCGCACTGCGAGCCTGGTCAACAGCTCCACCGCCGAGTCCGTCGAGGGCACGGACGGAGGCAAGGCACTCGCCCTGCCCGGCGGGTCGAGTGCCTCCGACGGCGCGTACGTCCGCCTGCCCCGCGAAGTGCTGGCCGATGCCACCGACTTGACGGTCTCCACCCGCGTGAAGTGGAGCGGCAGCACGTCGCCCTGGCAACGGCTCTTCGATCTGGGCACCGACACCAGCGCGTATCTCAACACGACCCCGTACAGCGGCGACGGGACACTGCGCACGTCCATGACAACCGGCGAGGGGGGCGCGGAGACACAGGTCAACGGCTACACGACGCTTCCCGCGAACGAGTGGCGCACCGTCACCGTCACCCTCGACACCTCCGCCGACCGGCTCACCACCTACCTCGACGGCGTGGCGATCTCCTCCGCCAAGACCAGCATGAACGCCAAGGATCTGCTGGGCAGTTCGGCCACGGCGGCCGGTTACATCGGCAAGTCCTTCTGGCCGGATCAGCTGTTCAAGGGCGCGATCGACGACTTCACCGTGTGGCACTCGGCGCTCAGCCCCGACCAGGTGGCCGGCATGTTCGAGAACATCCCCGCCTTCCAGCAGCTCTCGCGGACATCCTTCGAGGTCCGCACCACCACCGGGACCGCCCCGTCCCTGCCCGCCGCCGTCCGCTCCTCCTTCTCCGACGGCTTCGACCGCGACATGCCGATCACCTGGGAGGCCGTACCGGCCGAGAAGTACGCGCAGCCAGGGACGTTCACCGTGGCGGGAACGGCGGCCGGACGCGCTGTGCAGGACGTTGCCGACGCCCATCGGATAGCTGTTGGTGTTGTTGTTCTGCCAGATGTCGAGCAGGTCCTCGGTCGTCCGCCACAGGTCGGCGACCTCGCCCCAGTTGTACTTGTCGCCGGTGGGGGCGTGGAAGCTGTTGGGGTTGATGCTGTAGACGATCGGCCGCCCCGTGGTACGCAGGGCGTCGCGCATGATGGTGAACCGTGCGACCTGCTCGCTGAGGGTGCCGCTGCCGGAGCACCAGTCGTACTTGAGGTAGTCCACGCCCCATGAGGCGAACGTGGCGGCGTCCTGGGCCTCGTGGCCCTTGCTGCCGGTGGAGCCGGGGTAGGTGCCCACGCCCTGGGCGCAGGTTTTCTCGTTGGGGGCCTGGTAGATGCCGAACTTCAGGCCCTTGCTGTGGATGTAGTCCCCGAGCGCCTTCATGCCGCTGGGGAACTTGGTCGGGTTGGCGCGGAGGTTGCCTGCCGCGTCGCGCTGCGGGTCGAACCAGCAGTCGTCGACGACGACGTACTGATAGCCCGCGGCCTTCATGCCCGAGGACACCATCGCGTCGGCGGCCTGACGCACCTGCGCCTCGGTGATCCCGCACCCGAAGCTGTTCCAGCTGTTCCACCCCAGCGGCGGGGTGAGCGCCGGGCTGCCCGGTGCGGCCGAAGCGGTGGAGTGGGCTGAAGCCGTGACGGACGCGGCGACCGCCAGCGCGGCAGCCGAGAGGAGACGGAGCAGTCGTCTGCCTGATCGTCTGGGCACCGTGGGGCTCCTTTCGGAGGCGGGCACCGTGGGCTGGTCACCGACGGGCCCGCTAGGGGGTGTTGTGAAAGTCCAGTGCGGTGCGGGCGGAACGCGGAGGGACCGGCTTGTGCGGCTCATGGTGGGCAGACAGCGGATGACAATCGCGCGTGGTCGGCCCATGCCACGTATACGACACGTGCAGAATGTTCGAAATTGCGATCCGATTTCGGATCGCCGACGTCATGGATGCTAGAGAGACTCGCGAGCATGTCAACACCGTTCACCCCGTCAGCTGCTTCTGCAGCCTCCGATTGACTGGCGATGGCGGAACATCGCAGGAAACGCCCCGGTCATCCATGGACGCCGACTTCGAAATATTTCGACGTTACCAGCGAATCCTGCGAGGGCTATTGACGGGATGTATCAGACACCTATCATCCTGGATGCTCAACGAGCCAGCCAGCGTTCGCAATCTCGAACGCGCGAGCTCGACCCGCCACCGGAGCACTCCCTCGCAGAGAGAACGACACATGGATATGTCATGCTCTCGCCAATACATGGATCGCCGCCAAGCGCTGACCGCCGCCGGCGGCCTGGTCACCGGTGCCTTCCTGCCTCTGGCCGGGGCCTCCCGAACCGCCGCTTCCGCTCCCGACGCGGAACCGGCCCTCGCGGCCGCCTCGGAGTACACCAACCCGGTGATCTGGCAGGACTTCGCGGATATCGATGTCATCCGCGTCGGCGCCACCTATTACGCCTCCGCCTCGACCATGCACTACTCGCCGGGCGCGCCCGTCCTGCGTTCGTACGACCTGGTGAACTGGGAGATCGCCGGTCACTCGGTGCCCGTCCTGGACTTCGGCGCCAAGTACGACCTCAACGGCGCCCGTGGCTACGTCCGGGGAATCTGGGCCTCGTCGCTGGCCTACCGCCCGAGCAACAGGACCTTCTACTGGCTGGGCCAGATCGACTTCGCCCGGACGTATGTCTACACCGCCACCGCCGTCGAGGGGCCGTGGAACAGGCTGACGACGATCAGCACGCCGTACTACGACGCCGGACTGCTCGTGGACAGCGACGACACCCTGTACGTGGCGTACGGAAACACCACCATCAGCGTGGCCCAGCTCTCGCCCGACGGCCGCAACCAGGTACGCACGCAACAGGTGTTCACCACACCGTCGAGTGTCGGCACCCTGGAGGGGGCCCGCTTCTACAAGATCAACGGGCAGTACTACATCTTTCTGACCCGCCCCGCGAACGGGCAGTACATCCTGAAGTCGTCGAGCGGCCCCTTCGGTCCGTACACGATGCGGCAGGTCCTTCTCGATCTGCGCGGGCCGATCCCCGGCGGTGGCGTCCCGCACCAGGGCGGACTGGTGCAGACGCAGGGCGGTGCCTGGTACTACCTGGCCTTCGTCGACGCGTACCCCGGCGGCCGGATGCCCGCCCTGGCACCGGTCACCTGGACCCCGGACGGCTGGCCCGTCGTGCAACTCGTCAACGGCGCATGGGGCACCTCGTATCCCCACCCGGCCGTGCCCACTCCACCCCGCCAGGTCACTCCCCTGATCGGCGTCGACACCTTCGACGGCACGACCCTCAAACCGAGGTGGGAGTGGAACCACAACCCGGACAACACCAAGTGGTCGGTGGACAACGGCCTGACACTGCGGACCGCGACCGTCACCAACGACCTGTACTGGGCCCGCAACACCCTCACACACCGCATCCAGGGACCCACCTCCACCGCCACGGTCCAGCTCGACCACTCCGCGATGCGGGACGGCGACCGGGCCGGACTCGCGCTGCTGCGTGACTCCTCCGCCTGGATCGGCGTCAAACGCGATGGCGGCGCGACGCGGGTGGTGATGGTCAACAGGCTGACCATGGACGGCAACTGGAACACGACCGGCACCGGCACCGAGGTCGCGAGCGCACCCGCCTCCGGCGGTCGGATCTGGCTGCGCGCGACCGCGGACATCCGCCCCGGCACAGCACGCCCCGGAACCTTCTCCTACAGCACCGACGGCACCACCTTCACCCGCCTCGGGCCCGCCTTCTCCATGGGCAACGACTGGCGGTTCTTCATGGGCTACCGGTTCGCCCTCTTCAACCACGCCACGCAGGCGCTCGGCGGCGCGGTCCGCGTCACGCGGTTCGAGCTGTCCACGCCCTGACCGATCGGAGGATCGCACAGCCAACCCCCCACCCAGCCGTATGAGGAGAACCATGAACCCGCTGAAACGACTCGGCCGTCGCCGAGCTTCGGTGTTAGCCCTGCTGGCCGCGGTCACCCTGGTGACGCCCGGGACCGCGACCGGCGCACCCGACGCCGTCAAAGCCTCCACTCTGGGCGCCCAAGCCGCCCAGTCCGGACGCTACTTCGGAACCGCCGTGGCCGCCGGACGGCTCGGCGACGGCACGTACACCACGATCCTGGGCCGTGAGTTCAACTCGGTCACGCCCGAGAACGAGATGAAGTGGGACGCGACCGAACCGTCCCGTGGCCGGTTCAACTTCGGCCCCGCCGACCAGATCGTCAACGGCGCGACGGCCCGCGGTCAGCGCGTACGGGGCCACACCCTGGTCTGGCACTCCCAACTGCCCGGCTGGGTCAACTCCATCAGGGACGCGAACACGCTGCGCGGCGTGATGAACAACCACATCACCACCGTGATGAACCGCTACAAGGGCCGGATCCACTCCTGGGACGTGGTCAACGAGGCCTTCGCCGACGGCCCCAGCGGCCAGCTCCGCAGCTCGGTCTTCCGTGACGTGTTGGGCAACGGCTTCATAGAGCAGGCCTTCCGCACCGCGCGCTCCACCGACCCGGCGGCCAAGCTCTGCTACAACGACTACAACATCGAGGACTGGAACGCGGCCAAGACCCAGGGCGTCTACCGCCTGGTCCGCGACTTCAAGGCGCGCGGCGTGCCCATCGACTGCGTCGGCCTCCAGGCTCACTTCGGCGCCGGCGGCCCGCCCGCCAACTTCCAGACGACGCTGTCGAGTTTCGCCGCCCTCGGCGTGGACGTCCAGATCACCGAGCTCGACATCGCACAGGCGCCGCCGAACGCGTACGCGAGCACGGTGCGGGCCTGCTTGAACGTGGCCCGCTGCACCGGCATCACCGTCTGGGGCATCCGCGACAGCGATTCCTGGCGGGCGTCGGAGAACCCGCTGCTGTTCGACCGCGGTGGCAACAAGAAGCCGGCGTACCGGTCGGCGCTCACCGCCATGGGCGGCACGCCCACGACACAGCAGGCCGACACCTCTTCGCCCCGGTCCGCCGCCGCGTTGCCCTCGCGCTTCTCCTGGAGTTCCAGCGGGACGCTGATCTCACCGAAGTCGGACGCCACCCACAACATCGCCGGCATCAAGGATCCGACGGTCGTCCAGTACAACGGCAAGTACCACGTGTTCGCCAGCGTCGCCAGCCGCTCCGGATACAACCTGGTGTACCTGAACTTCAGCGACTGGTCGCAAGCCGGCTCGGCCACGCACCACTATCTGGACCGCAGTGCCATCGGAGCCGGCTACCGGGCCGCGCCGCAGGTGTTCTACTACGCGCCGCAACGCCTGTGGTACCTCGTCTACCAG
Protein-coding sequences here:
- a CDS encoding glycoside hydrolase family 43 protein — translated: MDRRQALTAAGGLVTGAFLPLAGASRTAASAPDAEPALAAASEYTNPVIWQDFADIDVIRVGATYYASASTMHYSPGAPVLRSYDLVNWEIAGHSVPVLDFGAKYDLNGARGYVRGIWASSLAYRPSNRTFYWLGQIDFARTYVYTATAVEGPWNRLTTISTPYYDAGLLVDSDDTLYVAYGNTTISVAQLSPDGRNQVRTQQVFTTPSSVGTLEGARFYKINGQYYIFLTRPANGQYILKSSSGPFGPYTMRQVLLDLRGPIPGGGVPHQGGLVQTQGGAWYYLAFVDAYPGGRMPALAPVTWTPDGWPVVQLVNGAWGTSYPHPAVPTPPRQVTPLIGVDTFDGTTLKPRWEWNHNPDNTKWSVDNGLTLRTATVTNDLYWARNTLTHRIQGPTSTATVQLDHSAMRDGDRAGLALLRDSSAWIGVKRDGGATRVVMVNRLTMDGNWNTTGTGTEVASAPASGGRIWLRATADIRPGTARPGTFSYSTDGTTFTRLGPAFSMGNDWRFFMGYRFALFNHATQALGGAVRVTRFELSTP
- a CDS encoding non-reducing end alpha-L-arabinofuranosidase family hydrolase; amino-acid sequence: MNPLKRLGRRRASVLALLAAVTLVTPGTATGAPDAVKASTLGAQAAQSGRYFGTAVAAGRLGDGTYTTILGREFNSVTPENEMKWDATEPSRGRFNFGPADQIVNGATARGQRVRGHTLVWHSQLPGWVNSIRDANTLRGVMNNHITTVMNRYKGRIHSWDVVNEAFADGPSGQLRSSVFRDVLGNGFIEQAFRTARSTDPAAKLCYNDYNIEDWNAAKTQGVYRLVRDFKARGVPIDCVGLQAHFGAGGPPANFQTTLSSFAALGVDVQITELDIAQAPPNAYASTVRACLNVARCTGITVWGIRDSDSWRASENPLLFDRGGNKKPAYRSALTAMGGTPTTQQADTSSPRSAAALPSRFSWSSSGTLISPKSDATHNIAGIKDPTVVQYNGKYHVFASVASRSGYNLVYLNFSDWSQAGSATHHYLDRSAIGAGYRAAPQVFYYAPQRLWYLVYQTGNASYSTNPDISNPNGWSAPRHFYSSMPDIIRQNIGNGHWVDMWVICDNANCYLFSSDDNGHLYRSQTSVGQFPNGFTNTVIAARDSKYALFEASNVYKVQGSNQYLLLVEAIGSDGRRYFRSWTSGSLAGSWTQLAASESNPFARANNVTFPSGAWTRDVSHGEMIRAGYDQTLTIPSCRLQYLYQGMNPNAGGDYNLLPWRLGLLTQTNSTC